One window from the genome of [Mycobacterium] stephanolepidis encodes:
- a CDS encoding N-acetylmuramoyl-L-alanine amidase, which translates to MPVRVSKMPMRRQLALALAATATVMTVSVVDHLKTEQAEETAITSQSLQNSATHEVLTAEVGLPGLNTPATVHDIQQADSFSLVAVRGEDLASVNVSVRARQTDGGWGQWYELHPVESGDPVAPDKAIPAATEPVFVGSTHSAQIAVQSRYGANVKAPKAGGGDPGLGYRPASIEQPLTTGLDAILISPKLAPPDGARFEERWSAPIALPQAGPRIITRAQWGANESDRCPPVYNRDVRAGVVHHTAGSNNYSPYDSAAIIRAIYAYHTKTLKWCDIAYNVLVDKYGQIFEGRFGGITNNVQGAHTGGFNEHSWGLALIGDFTREEPSPAMLQSAGRMLGWRLRLAGVDPRGQVDLASEGGPFTTVPGGKVVTLPTIFTHRDVGNTECPGEAAYRLIPRLRDIAAGAANGEPPDLVDAMRGGAIYDTWMRLGSTDSSLGAPTSTEQQAAGDARFATFRNGAMYFSPGTGTHPVVGAIYHAWAETDFERGSLGLPVTDEVGEPNIIVQNFQNGSLIYDRASGRVSSVINGETREILGVAPVAQSALPEQFSAPAAPAAPPPPAPAPPPPPPPVEQFAPAA; encoded by the coding sequence GTGCCAGTACGAGTCAGCAAGATGCCCATGCGACGGCAGCTTGCGCTGGCTCTTGCCGCGACCGCGACGGTAATGACCGTCAGCGTGGTCGATCACCTCAAAACCGAACAGGCCGAAGAGACTGCCATCACCTCGCAGTCACTACAGAATTCCGCGACTCACGAGGTCCTGACCGCAGAGGTCGGACTTCCCGGTCTGAACACACCCGCCACCGTGCACGACATCCAACAGGCCGACTCCTTCAGCCTCGTCGCGGTCCGCGGCGAGGACCTGGCCTCCGTCAATGTGTCCGTGCGGGCGCGACAGACTGATGGCGGCTGGGGGCAGTGGTACGAGCTCCACCCCGTTGAGTCCGGCGATCCCGTGGCCCCGGACAAGGCCATCCCCGCGGCCACAGAGCCGGTGTTCGTCGGCTCCACCCATTCCGCTCAGATCGCCGTGCAATCCAGATACGGCGCGAACGTGAAGGCGCCGAAGGCCGGCGGCGGCGACCCCGGCCTGGGTTACCGGCCGGCCAGCATCGAGCAGCCGCTGACTACCGGGCTCGACGCCATCTTGATCAGCCCCAAGCTGGCACCACCCGACGGTGCGCGGTTCGAAGAGCGCTGGTCGGCGCCGATAGCGTTGCCCCAGGCAGGCCCGCGCATCATCACTCGCGCCCAATGGGGAGCCAACGAATCGGACCGATGCCCACCGGTTTACAACAGGGACGTGCGCGCGGGGGTGGTCCACCACACCGCCGGAAGCAACAACTACTCGCCCTACGACTCCGCCGCCATCATCCGGGCCATCTACGCGTATCACACCAAAACCCTCAAATGGTGCGACATCGCCTACAACGTGCTGGTGGACAAGTACGGACAGATCTTCGAGGGCCGTTTCGGCGGCATCACCAACAACGTGCAGGGCGCTCATACCGGCGGATTCAACGAGCACAGCTGGGGGCTGGCGCTGATCGGCGACTTCACTCGCGAAGAGCCCTCTCCCGCAATGCTGCAGTCCGCCGGCCGCATGCTGGGCTGGCGTCTGCGGCTCGCCGGAGTGGATCCACGCGGCCAGGTGGACCTGGCGTCGGAGGGCGGCCCCTTCACCACCGTGCCCGGAGGAAAAGTCGTCACGCTACCAACGATTTTCACGCACCGAGACGTCGGCAACACCGAATGCCCGGGTGAGGCCGCATACCGCTTGATACCCCGCCTGCGCGATATCGCCGCAGGCGCCGCCAACGGAGAGCCACCCGATCTGGTCGACGCGATGCGCGGCGGCGCCATCTATGACACCTGGATGCGCTTGGGCAGCACCGACAGTTCCCTCGGTGCACCCACATCCACTGAGCAACAGGCCGCCGGTGATGCCCGCTTCGCCACCTTCCGCAATGGCGCCATGTACTTCTCTCCCGGCACGGGCACCCACCCGGTCGTCGGGGCGATCTACCACGCCTGGGCCGAAACAGATTTCGAGCGGGGGTCGCTGGGGCTCCCGGTGACCGACGAGGTGGGCGAACCGAACATCATCGTGCAGAACTTCCAGAACGGCTCCCTGATCTACGACCGGGCCAGCGGCCGGGTCTCAAGCGTGATCAACGGAGAGACCCGCGAGATCCTCGGAGTAGCACCGGTGGCACAAAGCGCTTTGCCCGAACAGTTCTCGGCTCCTGCGGCACCGGCAGCACCGCCGCCGCCCGCACCGGCTCCGCCTCCTCCGCCGCCCCCCGTAGAACAGTTCGCACCCGCCGCCTAG
- the glf gene encoding UDP-galactopyranose mutase — MTGENQQFDLIVVGSGFFGLTIAERAATQLDKRVLVIERRHHIGGNAYSEPEPQTGIEVHKYGAHLFHTSNKRVWDYVRQFTEFTGYQHRVFAMHNGQSYQFPMGLGLVSQFFGRYFTPDQARALIAEQAAEIATEDATNLEEKAISLIGRPLYEAFVKAYTAKQWQTDPKELPAGNITRLPVRYTFDNRYFNDTYEGLPVDGYTAWLQNMAADDRIEVRLDTDWFQVRDDIRAANPSAPVVYTGPLDRYFDYVDGRLGWRTLDFEVEVLETGDFQGTPVMNYNDADVPYTRIHEFRHFHPERAYPTDKTVIMREFSRFAEGTDEPYYPINTESDRATLTAYRARAKQETASSKVLFGGRLGTYQYLDMHMAIASALSMYDNVLAPHLADGAPLSGGDDNE; from the coding sequence GTGACCGGAGAAAACCAACAGTTCGACCTGATCGTCGTCGGATCCGGGTTTTTCGGCCTCACCATCGCTGAGCGCGCCGCGACCCAACTCGACAAGCGAGTGCTTGTCATCGAGCGCCGCCATCACATCGGCGGTAACGCGTATTCCGAGCCGGAACCTCAGACCGGTATAGAGGTACACAAGTACGGTGCGCACCTGTTCCATACCTCTAATAAGAGGGTGTGGGACTACGTGCGCCAGTTCACCGAGTTCACCGGATATCAGCACCGCGTCTTCGCGATGCACAACGGGCAGTCCTATCAGTTCCCGATGGGCCTGGGGCTGGTGTCTCAGTTCTTCGGCCGCTACTTCACCCCCGACCAGGCGCGGGCACTGATTGCCGAGCAGGCCGCCGAGATCGCCACCGAAGACGCCACCAACCTCGAGGAAAAGGCGATATCGCTCATCGGGCGCCCGTTGTACGAGGCCTTCGTCAAGGCGTACACCGCCAAGCAGTGGCAGACCGACCCCAAGGAGCTGCCCGCGGGCAACATCACCCGCCTGCCGGTGCGCTACACCTTCGACAACCGGTACTTCAACGACACCTACGAAGGCCTACCGGTCGACGGATACACCGCCTGGCTGCAGAACATGGCCGCCGACGACCGCATCGAGGTGCGCTTGGACACCGACTGGTTCCAGGTGCGGGACGATATTCGCGCCGCGAACCCGTCGGCGCCCGTCGTGTACACCGGTCCGCTGGACCGCTACTTCGACTATGTCGATGGCCGATTGGGCTGGCGCACACTTGATTTCGAGGTTGAGGTGCTCGAGACCGGAGACTTCCAGGGCACCCCGGTGATGAACTACAACGACGCCGACGTGCCCTACACCCGGATCCACGAGTTCCGCCACTTCCATCCGGAACGGGCTTACCCGACGGATAAGACCGTCATCATGCGGGAATTCTCGCGGTTCGCCGAGGGGACCGACGAGCCGTACTACCCGATCAACACCGAATCCGATCGGGCCACCCTGACCGCCTACCGCGCCCGCGCCAAGCAGGAGACCGCCTCGTCCAAGGTGCTGTTCGGTGGCCGGCTGGGAACCTATCAATATCTCGATATGCACATGGCGATAGCCAGTGCGCTGAGCATGTACGACAACGTGCTCGCGCCGCATCTGGCCGACGGTGCTCCCCTGTCCGGAGGTGACGACAATGAGTGA
- the mgtE gene encoding magnesium transporter, translating to MDLGVLGVLPVRASALNSARAVSEWLRLAGTAERSRMVAQMSKEQIVHLVSLLDEQTGPELLGSLDAHAAAQVVRAAGVERCGRFFEALDYDTAADIVRQLGGVRRKALLQTLSPEYVEALEAVLQWPPESVAAHMIPDVFTIGPELKVPAAQESVRAQSRSGGGKVHGGTGQIYVTDADRHLLAAVGFDDLVLADPNQTVAQFMSEDPIRVGPLTDAEHAARILIDYDLLALPIVDDQGEVLGVLTAEAADDILIEEATEDAERQGGSEPLDVPYVRASPAHLWRKRIVWLLVLFVAEAYTGTVLKAFEDELEAAVSLAFFIPLLIGTGGNTGTQITTSLIRAMATGQFHIRDLPRVLFNELSTGVLVALTMAGAGIMRAWTLGVGKEIAITVSLTLFAIVLWTALVASLLPPLLQKLKVDPAVVSAPMITTLVDGTGLIIYFLIAHATLPQLAGL from the coding sequence ATGGATCTCGGAGTGTTGGGGGTGTTGCCGGTTCGCGCCAGCGCGCTCAATTCTGCGCGTGCGGTGTCGGAATGGCTTCGTTTAGCCGGCACTGCGGAGCGCAGCCGAATGGTTGCCCAGATGTCCAAAGAGCAAATCGTGCATCTGGTTTCACTGCTGGATGAACAGACCGGCCCCGAACTGCTGGGATCTCTAGACGCGCACGCCGCGGCCCAGGTTGTGCGTGCTGCAGGTGTAGAACGGTGCGGCCGGTTCTTTGAGGCCCTTGACTACGACACGGCTGCCGACATCGTGCGGCAGTTGGGGGGTGTCCGCCGAAAGGCGCTCCTGCAGACCCTGAGCCCGGAGTATGTCGAGGCACTCGAAGCGGTGTTGCAGTGGCCGCCGGAATCGGTAGCGGCTCACATGATTCCGGATGTGTTCACCATCGGTCCCGAGTTGAAGGTGCCCGCGGCCCAAGAATCCGTGCGGGCGCAAAGCCGCAGCGGGGGCGGCAAAGTTCATGGTGGTACAGGCCAGATCTATGTGACCGACGCCGATCGGCACCTGCTAGCGGCGGTCGGCTTCGATGATCTGGTCCTGGCAGACCCGAATCAGACTGTGGCACAGTTCATGAGCGAGGACCCGATTCGGGTGGGGCCGCTTACCGACGCGGAGCACGCTGCTCGAATTCTGATCGATTACGACCTGTTGGCGTTGCCGATCGTCGATGATCAGGGCGAGGTGCTCGGGGTGTTGACCGCCGAGGCCGCCGACGACATCCTGATCGAAGAGGCCACCGAAGACGCGGAACGTCAAGGTGGGTCGGAGCCTCTTGACGTGCCCTACGTGCGTGCTTCGCCGGCACATCTATGGCGCAAACGCATTGTGTGGCTTCTGGTGTTGTTCGTCGCCGAGGCATACACCGGCACAGTGCTGAAGGCGTTCGAGGACGAGCTCGAGGCGGCGGTGTCGTTGGCCTTCTTCATCCCGCTGCTGATCGGTACCGGCGGAAACACCGGAACTCAGATCACCACCAGCCTGATACGCGCCATGGCCACCGGCCAGTTCCACATACGCGATTTGCCCCGCGTTTTGTTCAACGAATTGTCGACAGGCGTCCTTGTTGCGTTGACGATGGCCGGCGCAGGCATCATGCGGGCCTGGACTCTCGGTGTCGGCAAGGAGATCGCCATCACCGTCTCTTTGACGCTCTTCGCCATCGTCTTATGGACGGCGTTGGTGGCATCGCTCCTGCCGCCCCTGCTCCAAAAGCTCAAAGTCGACCCTGCGGTGGTATCTGCCCCGATGATCACCACCCTCGTTGACGGAACCGGCCTGATCATCTACTTCCTCATCGCCCACGCGACACTTCCGCAGCTGGCCGGCCTGTAG
- a CDS encoding tautomerase family protein: MPLVRIDVTSDRSGDQRRAIADAVHEALVEVLKIPARDRFQIITAHESADIIAEDAGLGFVRSARVVIVHIFTQAGRTTETKQRIFAELAKRLAAVDVAGGDLFVAISENGWSFGFGNAQYITGELPVPAAASA; encoded by the coding sequence ATGCCATTAGTGCGTATCGACGTCACCTCGGATCGATCAGGCGATCAGCGACGCGCCATCGCCGACGCCGTGCACGAAGCCCTGGTCGAAGTCTTGAAAATCCCTGCACGAGACCGATTTCAGATCATCACTGCGCATGAGTCCGCCGACATCATCGCCGAGGATGCGGGGCTGGGGTTCGTGCGATCGGCCCGTGTGGTGATTGTGCACATCTTTACCCAGGCAGGCCGTACCACGGAGACCAAGCAGCGGATCTTCGCCGAGCTGGCTAAGAGGCTAGCCGCCGTCGATGTGGCGGGCGGGGACCTTTTCGTGGCGATCAGTGAAAATGGGTGGTCTTTCGGCTTCGGTAACGCGCAGTACATCACCGGTGAGCTGCCTGTGCCCGCCGCGGCAAGCGCATGA
- a CDS encoding CHAP domain-containing protein produces MRLTTRRALLLVALAATLVVVAGAALGFYRSRTATPSFPVVDTTALSPGRTAVVQILGQEYAEQAGMVKYSEGNDEPWCADFTSWVMRASGKPFANPNSGHWRIPGVLTLTAYLKDQGRYETPDYAPKPGDMVLYDEPSPKGQHVNIVLINDNGTLTTVGGGEGRGVGLSTYVAADDSGITGYGRYE; encoded by the coding sequence ATGCGTCTGACGACCCGCCGCGCGCTGCTACTGGTAGCCCTGGCCGCAACCCTTGTCGTGGTGGCAGGTGCTGCCCTCGGCTTTTACCGTTCCCGCACCGCAACGCCATCGTTTCCCGTCGTCGACACCACTGCGCTGTCACCGGGACGCACCGCCGTAGTGCAGATTCTCGGGCAGGAGTACGCCGAGCAAGCGGGCATGGTGAAGTACTCGGAGGGCAACGACGAGCCCTGGTGCGCCGACTTCACCAGTTGGGTGATGCGTGCGTCGGGCAAGCCGTTCGCCAACCCGAACTCCGGGCATTGGCGCATCCCGGGGGTGTTGACGCTGACCGCCTACCTCAAGGATCAGGGGCGCTACGAGACCCCCGATTACGCGCCGAAGCCGGGCGACATGGTGTTGTACGACGAGCCCAGTCCGAAGGGCCAGCATGTCAACATCGTGCTGATCAACGACAACGGCACCCTGACAACCGTCGGTGGTGGCGAGGGCCGGGGAGTCGGCTTGTCGACCTACGTGGCCGCCGACGATTCGGGTATCACCGGGTACGGACGCTACGAATAG
- a CDS encoding LysR family transcriptional regulator translates to MELSDITHFLAVAEAGGISRASKQLHTVQSNVSSHIKALEDELGVELFRRHARGLAAYAADCPRVDFTLTTGTTAELTDMVNDHRLDGGFICGPVEHDALTTNVAFVEELVLVTARHHGDVRAVFDTSARMLVFRNGCAYRERLQEIFADHGNPDPQVLEFGSLEGILGCVAADMGVTLLPVAVVTASQRAQALRVHQLPPLRARVETLFIRRADSAVSPAMSQFLRHVRRAGTPAALRSVGR, encoded by the coding sequence ATGGAGCTCAGCGACATCACGCATTTCCTGGCGGTCGCCGAGGCCGGGGGCATTTCTCGCGCGTCGAAACAGCTTCACACCGTGCAGTCCAACGTCAGCAGCCACATCAAGGCGCTGGAGGACGAGCTCGGTGTCGAGCTGTTTCGACGGCATGCCCGGGGCCTGGCCGCATACGCCGCCGACTGTCCCCGCGTGGATTTCACGCTCACCACGGGTACCACTGCCGAGCTGACCGACATGGTGAACGATCATCGGCTCGACGGCGGATTCATCTGTGGACCCGTCGAACATGACGCTCTCACCACAAATGTGGCCTTCGTCGAAGAGCTGGTACTGGTTACCGCACGACATCACGGCGACGTCCGCGCTGTCTTCGACACCTCGGCACGCATGCTGGTGTTCCGCAACGGGTGTGCCTACCGTGAAAGGTTGCAGGAGATCTTCGCCGACCACGGCAACCCGGACCCTCAGGTTCTTGAATTCGGAAGTCTGGAAGGAATTCTCGGATGTGTCGCGGCCGACATGGGTGTGACGCTGCTTCCGGTCGCTGTTGTCACGGCCTCGCAGCGTGCGCAGGCGCTGCGCGTGCATCAGCTACCGCCGCTGCGGGCGCGAGTCGAGACGCTGTTCATCCGTCGTGCGGACTCGGCTGTCTCACCGGCGATGTCGCAGTTCCTGCGCCATGTGCGGCGTGCCGGTACACCCGCGGCGCTGCGATCGGTCGGCCGGTGA
- a CDS encoding NAD(P)H-dependent flavin oxidoreductase — protein sequence MTLKTRLTRYFGIEHPVVLAPMDDVADARLAGAVSAAGGLGLLGGGYTNEEWVRRQFNQLGVAVGCGFITWTLNGNEHVLDFVLEQNPAAIFLSFGDPAPYAARIRAAGVPLICQVHNVEQASRAIEVGADVITAQGAEAGGHGAGQRSTFTLVPEIVDLVAKNAPQVLVLAAGGVTDGRALAAALALGADGVVVGTRFWASQEAAVSRSAQQYAQRVDGDSTIRQHVYDIVRGKDWPSTYSGRVLRNGFVDRWHGHEAELAEHLEQARSEYQIGVAAEDYRVANLIVGEGIGQIRHIESAAHIVHSMVAQAAAINPTYQGVSPCH from the coding sequence ATGACATTGAAGACTCGGCTGACCCGATATTTCGGCATCGAGCATCCGGTGGTCCTGGCGCCGATGGATGATGTCGCCGACGCACGCCTCGCCGGTGCGGTCAGCGCGGCGGGTGGCCTCGGCCTGCTTGGCGGCGGTTATACGAACGAGGAGTGGGTTCGCCGGCAGTTCAACCAGCTCGGCGTTGCCGTCGGGTGCGGGTTCATTACCTGGACCCTGAACGGCAACGAGCATGTGCTTGATTTTGTGCTGGAACAGAATCCCGCCGCGATCTTCCTGTCGTTCGGAGATCCCGCGCCTTATGCGGCGCGTATCCGGGCCGCTGGTGTGCCACTGATCTGCCAAGTCCACAACGTCGAGCAGGCTTCCCGAGCCATCGAGGTGGGTGCCGACGTCATCACCGCGCAGGGCGCAGAAGCGGGTGGCCACGGAGCCGGACAACGATCGACGTTCACGTTGGTTCCCGAGATCGTGGATCTTGTCGCGAAAAACGCGCCTCAGGTTCTGGTGCTGGCCGCGGGCGGTGTGACCGATGGACGCGCTCTGGCGGCAGCGCTGGCTCTGGGCGCCGACGGTGTGGTGGTCGGGACCCGGTTCTGGGCATCACAGGAAGCGGCGGTCTCCCGGTCCGCCCAGCAGTACGCCCAACGGGTCGACGGCGACAGCACGATCCGTCAACACGTCTATGACATTGTGCGCGGTAAGGACTGGCCGTCTACCTATAGCGGCAGGGTGCTTCGCAACGGCTTTGTCGACAGATGGCACGGCCACGAGGCCGAACTGGCTGAACATCTCGAGCAGGCTCGGTCCGAATATCAGATCGGTGTGGCTGCCGAGGATTACCGCGTCGCCAATCTCATCGTCGGCGAGGGCATCGGGCAGATACGACATATCGAGAGTGCCGCACACATCGTCCATTCCATGGTGGCTCAGGCCGCCGCCATCAACCCGACATACCAAGGAGTCAGCCCATGCCATTAG
- a CDS encoding Cof-type HAD-IIB family hydrolase, with translation MTPPTLIASDVDGTLIDSDELLSARTRAVITAAVESGSTFVLATGRPPRWITPIVDALGFAPISVCANGSVLYDADSDRIISAAALGPAELAVLAEVTQAAIPGVGLAVERVGRSAHDAATPQFVSSPGYEHAWLNPDNTEVSLDDLLSFPAVKLLVRKAGARSADMAEVLAPLVTEAGAAITYSTDNGLIEVMPTGISKASGIAVVANQLGVQPESIIAFGDMPNDVAMLRWAGHGVAMGNAHPDARAAADEITATNDDDGVAKVLERWWG, from the coding sequence GTGACTCCTCCCACTCTCATCGCGTCCGACGTGGACGGGACGCTGATCGATTCCGACGAGCTGCTGTCGGCGCGCACCCGCGCAGTCATCACCGCCGCGGTCGAATCGGGCAGCACGTTCGTCCTGGCCACCGGCCGTCCGCCCCGTTGGATCACCCCCATCGTCGACGCCCTCGGCTTCGCGCCGATCTCGGTGTGCGCCAACGGCTCCGTTTTGTACGACGCGGACAGTGACCGGATCATCTCGGCGGCAGCGCTCGGTCCGGCGGAGCTCGCCGTGCTGGCCGAGGTCACCCAAGCAGCCATTCCCGGGGTGGGCCTGGCGGTGGAGCGGGTCGGCCGCAGTGCGCACGACGCTGCGACACCGCAGTTCGTCAGCTCGCCCGGGTACGAGCACGCCTGGCTGAATCCCGATAACACCGAGGTGTCGTTGGACGACCTGTTGAGCTTTCCCGCGGTGAAGCTGTTGGTGCGCAAGGCCGGAGCCCGTAGCGCAGACATGGCCGAGGTCCTCGCGCCCCTGGTGACCGAGGCAGGTGCGGCCATCACCTATTCCACGGACAACGGGCTCATCGAGGTGATGCCCACCGGGATAAGCAAGGCCAGCGGAATCGCTGTGGTAGCGAATCAGCTTGGGGTGCAGCCGGAATCGATCATCGCCTTCGGCGATATGCCCAATGACGTAGCCATGTTGCGCTGGGCCGGGCACGGGGTGGCGATGGGTAACGCGCACCCGGATGCGCGGGCCGCCGCCGATGAGATCACTGCCACCAACGACGACGACGGGGTGGCCAAGGTTCTCGAACGCTGGTGGGGCTGA
- a CDS encoding lysophospholipid acyltransferase family protein, protein MEPVYRLLEITANTAVLLTGTTIRYRGLEQVPSGGGAVIAINHTSYVDFLPAGLATVRAGRRLRFMLKAEMQEVPIMNFLIKHAKAIPVDRSAGHGAYEAAVDSLRSGEIVGVYPEATISRSFELKEFKSGAARMAHEAGVPIVPLIVWGAQRIWTKDHPKNLGHRRIPVNVAVGPPLDASPDFERTTAGLHHAMEQLLTLAQQDYPKEPGAYWLPRRLGGSAPTLEEAAALDAAELAERARKRAQKKTGPDRT, encoded by the coding sequence ATGGAACCGGTCTACCGACTCCTCGAAATCACGGCCAATACGGCGGTCCTCCTCACGGGGACCACGATCAGATATCGAGGTCTGGAGCAGGTTCCGTCCGGCGGAGGTGCGGTGATCGCGATCAACCACACCAGTTACGTCGACTTCCTTCCCGCGGGTTTGGCGACGGTCCGCGCCGGGCGACGGCTGCGGTTCATGCTCAAGGCAGAGATGCAGGAGGTGCCCATCATGAACTTCCTGATCAAACATGCCAAGGCGATTCCCGTTGACCGCAGCGCGGGCCACGGCGCCTACGAGGCGGCGGTGGACAGCCTGCGCAGTGGCGAGATCGTCGGGGTGTACCCGGAGGCCACCATCAGCCGCAGCTTCGAGCTCAAGGAGTTCAAGAGCGGCGCCGCCCGAATGGCGCATGAGGCCGGTGTGCCGATCGTTCCGCTCATCGTCTGGGGAGCTCAGCGCATCTGGACCAAGGATCATCCAAAAAACCTGGGCCACAGAAGAATCCCCGTCAACGTCGCAGTCGGTCCGCCACTGGACGCATCCCCGGACTTCGAGCGTACGACCGCCGGGTTGCACCACGCCATGGAGCAACTGCTGACGCTGGCGCAGCAGGACTACCCGAAAGAGCCCGGCGCGTACTGGCTGCCCAGGCGCCTGGGCGGCAGCGCTCCCACGCTGGAGGAAGCCGCCGCGCTCGATGCGGCGGAATTGGCAGAACGCGCCCGTAAGCGGGCCCAGAAGAAGACAGGGCCGGACCGCACGTGA
- a CDS encoding SDR family NAD(P)-dependent oxidoreductase codes for MNLNDFQALYDLSGRTAIVTGGTRGIGYAIAEALGACGASVVVSSRKADACAAAAKELQDKGYRALGVPAHMGDLGDIDRLVASTVDEYGGVDIVVNAAANPVAQPMGSYTPEALGKSFDVNVRGPVFLVQAALPHLTASEHASVLNVVSVAAFQYVPMLSMYAAMKATLMAFTRSMAVEYTGRGIRVNALAPGTVDTYMLQQNPQEIIDAMAAQSFMGRVAHTDEMVGPALLLLSDAGSFITGQVIVADGGGGVQR; via the coding sequence GTGAACCTCAATGACTTCCAAGCGCTCTACGACTTGTCGGGACGTACCGCCATCGTCACCGGCGGCACTCGCGGAATCGGGTACGCGATTGCCGAGGCTCTCGGCGCCTGTGGGGCATCGGTCGTGGTGTCCAGCCGGAAGGCCGACGCCTGTGCCGCTGCGGCAAAGGAGCTACAAGACAAGGGGTATCGCGCACTCGGCGTGCCCGCCCACATGGGTGACCTGGGTGATATCGACAGGCTGGTCGCGAGCACGGTCGACGAGTACGGCGGTGTCGACATCGTGGTGAACGCCGCCGCGAACCCGGTCGCGCAGCCCATGGGCAGCTATACGCCGGAGGCGCTGGGTAAGTCCTTCGACGTCAACGTGCGTGGTCCGGTGTTTCTGGTGCAAGCAGCACTGCCGCATCTGACCGCCAGTGAGCACGCTTCGGTGCTCAACGTGGTGTCGGTGGCGGCGTTTCAGTACGTGCCGATGCTGTCGATGTATGCGGCCATGAAAGCCACTCTGATGGCCTTCACCCGGTCGATGGCCGTCGAATACACCGGTCGCGGCATCCGAGTGAACGCGCTGGCTCCCGGCACGGTCGACACCTACATGCTGCAGCAGAACCCGCAGGAGATCATCGACGCGATGGCCGCGCAATCCTTTATGGGACGTGTGGCACACACCGACGAGATGGTCGGCCCGGCGCTGTTGCTGCTGTCGGACGCGGGTTCGTTCATCACGGGCCAGGTGATCGTGGCTGACGGCGGCGGTGGGGTTCAGCGTTAG
- a CDS encoding lysophospholipid acyltransferase family protein: MEPVYGTVIGLARTVWAVQGLKFTVTGVENLPTEGGAVVAINHTGYMDFTFAGLPAFLQKKGRKVRFMAKKETFDNKITGPIMRGCRHISVDRVDGAASYAEAVDKLKAGELVGVYPEATISRSFEIKEFKSGAARMAIEAGVPIVPHVVWGAQRIWTKGHPKNLGRTNTPISIAVGAPIPPTLPVAELTALLHARMQHLLLEVQDDYGQHPAGEYWVPHRLGGSAPTLAEAAQWDAQDAAERKAQRAARDAEKQAQQDGAQKDG; encoded by the coding sequence GTGGAGCCTGTCTATGGAACGGTGATCGGGCTTGCCCGTACCGTCTGGGCCGTTCAAGGCCTGAAATTCACCGTTACGGGTGTCGAGAACCTGCCGACCGAAGGCGGGGCGGTGGTGGCGATCAACCACACCGGGTACATGGATTTCACCTTCGCCGGGCTACCGGCGTTCCTTCAGAAAAAGGGACGCAAGGTGCGCTTCATGGCCAAGAAGGAAACCTTCGACAACAAGATCACCGGCCCCATCATGCGGGGCTGTCGGCATATTTCCGTTGACCGCGTAGACGGTGCCGCGTCCTATGCTGAGGCTGTCGACAAGCTCAAGGCGGGTGAGCTGGTCGGGGTCTATCCGGAAGCCACCATCAGCCGCAGCTTCGAGATCAAGGAATTCAAATCGGGGGCGGCACGCATGGCCATCGAGGCCGGCGTGCCGATCGTTCCGCACGTCGTCTGGGGCGCACAGCGGATCTGGACCAAGGGGCATCCCAAGAATCTCGGTCGCACCAATACGCCGATCTCGATTGCGGTGGGCGCACCGATCCCGCCGACATTGCCGGTCGCGGAGCTCACCGCGCTGCTGCACGCACGCATGCAGCATCTGCTGCTGGAAGTGCAGGACGACTACGGTCAGCATCCTGCCGGCGAATACTGGGTGCCGCATCGGCTGGGCGGTTCCGCGCCGACGCTGGCCGAGGCCGCGCAGTGGGACGCCCAGGACGCTGCCGAGCGCAAGGCACAACGTGCCGCCCGCGACGCAGAAAAGCAGGCCCAGCAGGATGGGGCACAGAAAGACGGCTAG